The following DNA comes from Sphingorhabdus sp. M41.
CCGCAAGGCGCGTGGCTGTCATTGCCGAAAAACAGGGCAAAGCCGCGATATTGCGGCTGGCGGTTGAAGGCGGAGGCTGTTCCGGCTTCCAATATCGTTTTGGCCTGGCGGACAGCATCGAAGCGGATGATATCGCGGTTGAAGAATCGGGTGTTACTCTGGTTGTCGACGAAATAAGCCTGGACCTGGTGCGCGGAAGCGCCGTGGATTTTGTCGAGTCGCTTGGCGGCAGTGCTTTTCAGGTGACCAATCCCAATGCGGCTTCGGGTTGCGGCTGCGGCTCCAGCTTCTCCGTCTAAGTGAAAATAGCCAGCTACAATATTAATGGCATCAAGGCGCGCTTGCCGCGCCTGCTGGAATGGCTTGAAGAAACCAAGCCGGATGTCGCCTGCCTGCAGGAAATCAAGACGCAGGACGAGGGCTTTCCCGCCGACAAGTTCGAGGAAATCGGCTATGGCGCGATCTGGCACGGCCAGAAGAGCTTCAATGGCGTTGCCATATTGGCGCGCGATCAGGTGCCGGAAGAGGTCAAGCGCGGGCTCGATGGAGAACCGGAAGACGAACACAGCCGCTATATCGAAGCCAATATCAGCACCAAAGACGGTTCGAAAGTCCGTGTCTCCAGCATCTATCTGCCGAACGGCAATCCCCATCCCGGACCCAAATTCGAATTCAAACTGCGCTGGATGAAACGGTTGCGCGAGCGCGCTGCTGAAATCTGGGCCGAAGAAGTGCCGGCCGTGCTGGCGGGCGACTATAATGTCATCCCGCGCGACAATGATGTCTATTCGGTCAAGGCGATGCAGAATGACGCGCTGATGCAGCCGGAAAGCCGCCAAGGGTATCGGCGCATGTTGAATGACGGCTGGACCGATGCGCTGGGCGTGACCTATCCTGCGGGCAATGTCTGGACTTACTGGGATTATCGCAGCGGCGGCTGGCAGCGGGATCAGGGTTTTCGCATAGATCATCTGCTGCTTAGTCCGCTAGCCGCAGACAGACTCCAAAATTGCGGTGTCGACAAGGAGCATCGCGGCCGGGAAAAGGCCAGCGATCACACGCCGGCCTGGGTGGATTTGGACATCTGAGCCGCCTGTCGGCGACTGATTGCGGTTTCGCTTAGGCGATCGGCTTCTCGTAAATCAGATATTCGCGGTTGATGGTCGCCTCGATCGCTTCGGCAATCGCCACCATTCCCTGATTATCTTCCAGTATCCAGCCGATTTCCGCGCGTTTGGTACCAAAATTGAGCTTGGCATCGCGGCGGATATATTCGATCAGCATGAACACCATCTGGCTAGCCAGCCGGCTGTTTTGCAGCTCCTTCTTGACCCCCATCAGCGGCACCCGCATCGAATTTGATTTCGGGAATTTCAGCCACCATAACAGTTTCGCCCAGCCGAAGGGCCACAGCGAACCGTTCATTGTCTTGAGCACCTCGTTCATGTCGGGCAGCGTCATCATGAAGGCTACCGGCTCGCCTTCCAGTTCGGCAATCCGGATCAGATCTTCATGTACAATGGGTTTCAGGCTTTTGCCGGCATGTTCAATCTCGTGATCGGTCATCGGGACAAATCCCCAATTGCTCGACCAGGCGTCGTTCAGCAGATTCATGATGATCGCGGCATCGCGGTCGAAATATTTCTTGTCGACTTTACGAATCTTGAGCCTTTTGTTGCGCTCGCCCGATGCCACGATCCGTTTGACCAAATCGGGGAAGCCATCTTCGACCGGAAGGTGATATGTCACCAGCCGCTTGGCGACAGTATATCCAAGACTCTCTATCCAGCCCTGATAATCCGCATTGTGATGGCCCATCATGATCATCGGACTATGGTCGTGTCCCTCGGTCAGGAGGCCGGGTTCTTCCCAGACCGACATGCTGATCGGGGCAAGCACGCGGGTCATGCCCTGTTCCTTGAGCCATGCCTCGGCTGCACGAATCAGCGCGTGCATCGCCGCTTCGTCGCTTGCTTCCATCAGGCCCCAATTGCCCGTTCCGGGACCCATGCCCTGTTCCGGGGGCTGTTCCAGCGCCAGTTCATCGATATGCGCGCTGATCCGTCCGACCACTCGGCCTCGCCGCAACGCGAGAAAAAACTGCACCCGTGCATGTTCGAAAAACGGGTTCTTCCCGGGCGTGATCAGCTTGGCGACTTCCGACCTCAGGGGCGGAACCCAATGCGGATCATGGGCGTTGAGCTCATAGGCAATTTCAATGAATTGCTTGGTCTGGGCCTTGGTAGTCACAGGCTGAATTACTATATCCTGACCGGCCACCATATTTTATCCTTCTACATTTGTGGCTGGCTGTGGCGTTAATCGCGGCGCAATGTCAAGGGCAGCCGCGCGATTGCGGTCTTGCCGTTGCCATGATGTCGCCACGATATGTTGCTCTAGGCCGTCTAACGATTATGCAGGTGTTTATGAGTTCGACAACCATCTCCCCCAAAAATGCGCCCAAGGCCGCCGCAGAGCTGCGCCTGAGCTCGGCGGCTGTGCCCGTTGCCGAGGATGCTGGCCTGATCCGGACCGCAGCCAAGGTCACGCGTGACCTCAATACGCCAAAGCCCTCGATTTATTGGGCTGACTTTCTGGCATCGGTTGCCGTTGGCTACGGATCGCTTGCCGGTGCGATCGTCGTTCAATCCACAGGGTTCGCCATTTTTTTCGCCCTGATCGCTGTTCTGGCTCTCTATCGGGCCGGCAGCTTCATTCATGAATTGACTCATGTGCGCCGCAACGCACTGCCGGGCTTTCATTTCGCCTGGAATGCCTTGTTCGGAGTTCCGATGCTGATTCCGTCCTTCATGTACGAGGGGATCCACAGCATTCATCACCGGACCAAGAAATATGGGACGGTGGAAGACCCGGAATATTTGCCGCTGGCGCTGATGAAGCCCTGGTCGGTTCCGTTATTCGTGATCGTCGCGGCGCTGGCGCCGGTAGCGCTGCTGTTCCGCTATGCTGTTCTATCGCCGCTTTCCGCGATCATTCCGCCACTGCGCAAAATAGTGGTGGAGCGCTATTCCGGTTTGATCATCAACCCGGATTTTCGGCGCAAGCCGCCGGAGGGCGATCTCAAACGCCGCTGGCTGGCCTGCGAAATCGGCGCCAGCATCTGGGCTATTGCTCTGTTGACGATGGTAGCGACGGACATAATTCCGATGCGCGCATTTCTGATATTCCTTGGTGTGATGTCGGGGAGCGTGGTGCTCAACCAG
Coding sequences within:
- the erpA gene encoding iron-sulfur cluster insertion protein ErpA; translation: MNQALATVAQDIILTPNAARRVAVIAEKQGKAAILRLAVEGGGCSGFQYRFGLADSIEADDIAVEESGVTLVVDEISLDLVRGSAVDFVESLGGSAFQVTNPNAASGCGCGSSFSV
- the xth gene encoding exodeoxyribonuclease III, whose amino-acid sequence is MKIASYNINGIKARLPRLLEWLEETKPDVACLQEIKTQDEGFPADKFEEIGYGAIWHGQKSFNGVAILARDQVPEEVKRGLDGEPEDEHSRYIEANISTKDGSKVRVSSIYLPNGNPHPGPKFEFKLRWMKRLRERAAEIWAEEVPAVLAGDYNVIPRDNDVYSVKAMQNDALMQPESRQGYRRMLNDGWTDALGVTYPAGNVWTYWDYRSGGWQRDQGFRIDHLLLSPLAADRLQNCGVDKEHRGREKASDHTPAWVDLDI
- a CDS encoding N-acetyltransferase, whose product is MVAGQDIVIQPVTTKAQTKQFIEIAYELNAHDPHWVPPLRSEVAKLITPGKNPFFEHARVQFFLALRRGRVVGRISAHIDELALEQPPEQGMGPGTGNWGLMEASDEAAMHALIRAAEAWLKEQGMTRVLAPISMSVWEEPGLLTEGHDHSPMIMMGHHNADYQGWIESLGYTVAKRLVTYHLPVEDGFPDLVKRIVASGERNKRLKIRKVDKKYFDRDAAIIMNLLNDAWSSNWGFVPMTDHEIEHAGKSLKPIVHEDLIRIAELEGEPVAFMMTLPDMNEVLKTMNGSLWPFGWAKLLWWLKFPKSNSMRVPLMGVKKELQNSRLASQMVFMLIEYIRRDAKLNFGTKRAEIGWILEDNQGMVAIAEAIEATINREYLIYEKPIA
- a CDS encoding fatty acid desaturase family protein encodes the protein MSSTTISPKNAPKAAAELRLSSAAVPVAEDAGLIRTAAKVTRDLNTPKPSIYWADFLASVAVGYGSLAGAIVVQSTGFAIFFALIAVLALYRAGSFIHELTHVRRNALPGFHFAWNALFGVPMLIPSFMYEGIHSIHHRTKKYGTVEDPEYLPLALMKPWSVPLFVIVAALAPVALLFRYAVLSPLSAIIPPLRKIVVERYSGLIINPDFRRKPPEGDLKRRWLACEIGASIWAIALLTMVATDIIPMRAFLIFLGVMSGSVVLNQIRTLVAHLWENDGHEMSVTAQYLDSVNVPPPATLPALWAPVGLRYHALHHLLPGVPYHSLGEAHRRLAAELPSDSKFYRANHDSLWTLITGLVRGSAGRN